Proteins from one Parvibaculum lavamentivorans DS-1 genomic window:
- a CDS encoding ferritin-like domain-containing protein — protein sequence MQKIKDTYALALEDSHWSVPQNFDAMFNWNYDPERNAMMGLYRKGVEMQWDANERLDWSQELDEDNPEQLPDEMLPINGMAQFEKMSRKEKANVRKHFQAWQLSQFMQGEQGALICTAKIVTQVPDMDSKFYASTQVIDEARHVESYKRLLEKFQLAYPMTKPLQDLIEQTLLDSRWDMTYLGMQVVIEGLALASFAQIRDNAQNPLAAAVNAYVMQDESRHVAFGRLALRDYYPQLTEKERDEREEFLLEASYLMRDRFDAVEVWKNLGLDPVACGEHMYNSGFMTKFRSSLFQRIVPIVKDVGLWGPRIRKGYEEMGVMDYANQDVDQMQSDDESIALEFDARRRHIESMAARANGMTATAAAD from the coding sequence ATGCAGAAAATCAAGGACACCTATGCATTAGCGCTGGAAGACAGCCACTGGTCCGTACCGCAGAATTTCGATGCGATGTTCAACTGGAACTACGACCCCGAACGCAACGCGATGATGGGCCTCTATCGCAAGGGCGTCGAGATGCAGTGGGACGCGAACGAGCGTCTCGACTGGTCCCAGGAACTCGACGAAGACAATCCCGAACAATTGCCCGACGAGATGCTGCCGATCAACGGCATGGCGCAGTTCGAGAAGATGTCGCGCAAGGAGAAGGCCAATGTGCGCAAGCATTTTCAGGCCTGGCAGCTTTCGCAATTCATGCAGGGCGAACAGGGTGCGCTGATCTGCACGGCGAAGATCGTCACGCAGGTGCCGGACATGGACTCGAAGTTCTATGCCTCGACGCAGGTGATCGACGAGGCGCGCCATGTCGAGAGCTACAAGCGGTTGCTCGAAAAATTCCAGCTTGCCTATCCGATGACAAAGCCGCTGCAGGACCTGATCGAGCAGACGCTGCTCGATAGCCGCTGGGACATGACCTATCTCGGCATGCAGGTCGTGATCGAGGGGCTGGCGCTCGCGTCCTTCGCGCAGATACGCGACAATGCGCAGAACCCGCTTGCCGCGGCGGTGAATGCGTATGTGATGCAGGATGAAAGCCGCCATGTCGCTTTCGGGCGCTTGGCGCTGCGCGACTATTATCCGCAGCTCACCGAAAAGGAACGCGACGAGCGCGAGGAGTTCCTGCTCGAAGCGAGTTACCTCATGCGCGACCGTTTCGACGCGGTCGAGGTTTGGAAAAATCTCGGCCTCGATCCCGTCGCCTGCGGCGAGCATATGTATAATTCGGGCTTCATGACGAAGTTCCGTTCGTCGCTCTTCCAGCGCATCGTGCCCATCGTCAAGGATGTCGGCCTCTGGGGCCCGCGCATCCGCAAGGGCTATGAGGAGATGGGCGTCATGGACTACGCCAATCAGGATGTCGATCAGATGCAGTCCGACGACGAAAGCATCGCGCTCGAGTTCGATGCCCGCCGCCGCCACATCGAGAGCATGGCGGCGCGCGCAAATGGCATGACGGCGACGGCCGCCGCCGACTGA
- a CDS encoding flavin-containing monooxygenase: MTTTTESTAPARTPIDKEALLARYRAERDKRLRDDGNEQYLQIKDQLAHYLDDPYTPRAEREPKTDHVTFAFVGGGFAGLVTGARLNEAGITDVRIIEKGGDFGGTWYWNRYPGAQCDTASLIYMPLLEETGHMPSEKYAHAPEILAQCQRIGKQYGLYENALFHTEVENMTWDADQSRWVIETNRGDRFTADYVGMGTGPLHVPKLPGIPGIESFKGHSFHTSRWDYNYTGGDPKGALMEKLADKRVAIIGTGATSVQAVPHLAKACKTLYVVQRTPSSVDVRANKPLDPEWFASIATPGWQKRWLENFTANQGGDIVEEDLVQDGWTDLSRRIRARIMELPRDKMTPENMMAAFEDSDFEKMEEIRSRVDQIVADKETAQKLKAWYRQLCKRPCFHDAYLQSFNTPGTHLIDTDGKGVEKITEKGFVVAGVEYEVDCIIYASGFEVGTEWTRRAGFDLTGRDGLKLSEAWAEGMRTKHGIHVHGFPNAFFVQPTQGANLISNVPHNLTEAGATIAAIISHAQKKGAKEIEVTKEAQDEWVALLLTGMGRMIGSPDCTPGYYNNEGKAAGPAAKYNVGYPAGATAYFKYLEGWRNSGEFDGLAFR; encoded by the coding sequence ATGACCACGACGACCGAGAGCACCGCGCCCGCCCGCACGCCCATCGACAAGGAAGCCCTGCTTGCACGCTACCGCGCGGAACGCGACAAGCGCCTGCGGGACGATGGCAACGAGCAATATCTCCAGATCAAGGACCAGCTCGCGCATTACCTCGACGATCCCTACACGCCGCGCGCCGAACGCGAGCCGAAAACGGATCATGTGACTTTCGCTTTTGTGGGCGGCGGCTTTGCCGGTCTTGTCACGGGCGCACGCCTCAATGAAGCGGGCATCACCGATGTGCGCATCATCGAGAAAGGCGGCGACTTCGGCGGCACCTGGTACTGGAACCGCTATCCCGGCGCGCAATGCGACACGGCATCCCTGATCTACATGCCGCTGCTCGAAGAAACCGGCCATATGCCGAGCGAGAAATACGCCCACGCGCCGGAAATTCTCGCCCAGTGCCAGCGCATCGGAAAACAATACGGGCTTTATGAGAACGCGCTGTTCCACACCGAAGTCGAGAACATGACGTGGGATGCGGACCAATCGCGCTGGGTGATCGAAACAAATCGCGGCGACCGTTTCACCGCAGACTATGTCGGCATGGGTACCGGGCCCCTGCATGTACCGAAACTGCCGGGCATTCCGGGTATCGAGAGCTTCAAGGGCCACTCGTTTCATACGAGCCGCTGGGACTACAACTACACGGGCGGCGACCCCAAGGGCGCGCTGATGGAAAAGCTCGCGGACAAGCGCGTCGCCATCATCGGCACAGGCGCAACCTCGGTTCAGGCCGTGCCGCACCTCGCCAAGGCATGCAAGACGCTCTATGTCGTCCAGCGCACGCCCTCATCCGTCGATGTGCGCGCCAACAAGCCGCTCGATCCCGAATGGTTTGCCTCCATCGCCACGCCGGGCTGGCAGAAACGCTGGCTTGAAAATTTCACCGCCAACCAGGGCGGCGACATCGTCGAGGAAGACCTGGTGCAGGACGGCTGGACGGACCTCTCGCGCCGCATCCGCGCCAGGATCATGGAACTGCCGCGCGACAAGATGACGCCCGAAAACATGATGGCGGCATTCGAGGATTCCGATTTCGAGAAGATGGAAGAAATCCGTTCCCGCGTGGATCAGATCGTTGCCGACAAGGAGACGGCGCAGAAGCTGAAAGCCTGGTATCGCCAGCTCTGCAAGCGCCCCTGCTTCCACGACGCTTATCTTCAGTCGTTCAACACGCCCGGCACGCATCTCATCGACACGGACGGCAAGGGCGTCGAGAAGATCACGGAGAAGGGCTTCGTCGTCGCCGGCGTCGAGTATGAGGTCGATTGCATCATCTATGCGTCAGGCTTTGAAGTCGGCACCGAATGGACGCGCCGCGCGGGCTTCGACCTGACGGGCCGCGACGGGTTGAAACTCTCGGAAGCCTGGGCGGAGGGCATGCGCACCAAGCACGGCATCCACGTTCATGGTTTTCCGAATGCCTTCTTCGTGCAGCCGACGCAAGGCGCGAACCTCATTTCCAACGTGCCGCACAATCTCACCGAAGCGGGCGCGACCATCGCCGCGATCATTTCCCACGCACAGAAGAAGGGCGCGAAGGAAATCGAAGTGACGAAGGAAGCGCAGGATGAATGGGTGGCGCTGCTGCTAACCGGCATGGGCCGGATGATCGGCTCCCCCGACTGCACGCCGGGCTACTACAACAATGAAGGCAAGGCCGCAGGGCCCGCCGCCAAATACAATGTCGGCTACCCGGCAGGCGCGACGGCCTATTTCAAATATCTGGAAGGCTGGCGAAACTCGGGAGAGTTTGACGGTCTCGCCTTTCGCTGA
- a CDS encoding acyl-CoA dehydrogenase family protein, translated as MSDLDQDLFQLAMSEEARPLMAAVKKHIAENVDPITEEFFRLQDEKTDRWSWHPRQLELLEGAKNKAKESGLWNFFLPESEIGSGLTNLDYAYIAVELGKSPLASESLNCSAPDTGNMEVLERVGTPEQKKKWLEPLLNGEIRSAYAMTEPDVPSSDAKNVRTSAVLDGDDWVINGEKFYISGAGDPRCKIMIVMVRTSPDAPPSKQQSQILVPIDTPGVEILGPMKVFGKDHAPHGHMHIRFNNVRVPKENILLGEGRGFEISQVRLGPGRIHHCMRSIGKAEKALELMVKRAATREAFGKPIAKLGGNLEIISRARIEINAMRLAVLQAARAMDVLGNKEARVYVSAVKAMVPEKVCLIIDQAIQMHGAAGISQWTPLADMYTDMRHLRFADGPDEVHHMVVGRAEVQKHGLW; from the coding sequence ATGTCAGACCTAGATCAAGACCTGTTTCAGCTTGCCATGTCGGAAGAGGCGCGGCCTCTGATGGCGGCTGTGAAAAAACACATCGCCGAAAACGTCGATCCCATCACGGAGGAGTTCTTCCGCCTCCAGGACGAAAAGACCGATCGCTGGAGCTGGCATCCGCGCCAGCTTGAGCTGCTGGAAGGCGCAAAGAACAAGGCGAAGGAATCGGGCTTGTGGAACTTCTTCCTGCCTGAGTCCGAAATCGGTTCCGGCCTCACCAATCTCGACTACGCCTATATCGCCGTCGAACTCGGCAAATCGCCGCTCGCATCGGAATCGCTCAATTGCAGCGCGCCCGACACGGGCAACATGGAAGTGCTGGAGCGCGTCGGCACGCCGGAGCAGAAGAAGAAGTGGCTGGAGCCGCTCCTCAACGGCGAAATCCGTTCCGCCTATGCGATGACCGAACCCGATGTGCCGAGCTCCGACGCCAAGAACGTGCGCACCAGCGCCGTGCTTGACGGCGATGACTGGGTCATCAATGGCGAGAAGTTCTATATTTCCGGTGCCGGCGACCCGCGCTGCAAGATCATGATCGTAATGGTGCGCACGAGCCCGGACGCACCGCCCAGCAAGCAACAGTCGCAAATCCTCGTACCGATCGACACGCCCGGCGTCGAAATTCTCGGGCCGATGAAAGTCTTCGGCAAGGACCACGCGCCCCACGGCCACATGCATATCCGCTTCAACAATGTGCGCGTGCCCAAGGAAAACATCCTGCTCGGCGAGGGCCGCGGCTTCGAGATCAGCCAGGTCCGCCTTGGCCCCGGCCGCATCCATCATTGCATGCGCTCGATCGGCAAGGCGGAGAAGGCGCTGGAACTGATGGTGAAGCGCGCCGCGACGCGCGAAGCCTTCGGCAAGCCGATTGCGAAACTCGGCGGAAACCTCGAGATCATTTCGCGCGCCCGCATCGAAATCAATGCGATGCGTCTCGCCGTGCTTCAGGCCGCGAGGGCGATGGACGTTCTGGGCAACAAGGAAGCCCGCGTCTATGTGAGCGCCGTGAAGGCGATGGTGCCGGAGAAGGTCTGCCTCATCATCGATCAGGCCATCCAGATGCACGGCGCCGCCGGCATCTCGCAATGGACGCCGCTGGCCGACATGTATACCGACATGCGCCACCTGCGTTTTGCCGATGGTCCGGATGAAGTCCATCACATGGTGGTGGGCCGCGCCGAGGTGCAGAAACACGGCCTCTGGTAA
- a CDS encoding protein meaA — translation MSGNGGNGAGGPKKDQPWIFRTYAGHSTAKASNELYRTNLSRGQTGLSVAFDLPTQTGYDSDHVLAKGEVGKVGVPVSHIGDMRALFDGIPMEQMNTSMTINATAAWLLALYIAVADEHGADRAKLQGTVQNDIIKEYLSRGTYVFPPAPSMRLLTDVVSYTYTQVPKWNPTNVCSYHLQEAGATPVQELAFALATAQAVLDRVKEGGQVPEKDFPQVVGRISFFVNAGVRFITEIAKMRAFVDLWDEICRDRYGVEDAKLRRFRYGVQVNSLGLTEQQPENNVYRILLEMLAVTLSKNARARAVQLPAWNEALGLPRPWDQQWSLRAQQILAYESDLLEYGDIFDGSKVMDAKVEALKAEAREELARIEEMGGAVAAVESAYMKERLVESNSARLEEIEAGRQVVVGVNRYEESAPSPLSTGAGSIHVVDAGVEAEQVAALKKWRETRDAAAVEAALADLRRAAKDGRNIMEPSIVCAKAGVTTGEWGAALRETFGEYRAPTGVSRAARNAPGDLDPVREMVNAVSAKLGRRLKFLVGKPGLDGHSNGAEQIAVRARDSGMDVVYEGIRLTPEQIVQAALDGEVHVVGLSILSGSHVSLVADLMDRMRDAGLANIPVIVGGIIPPEDEETLRAAGVAAIYTPKDFQINDIMADVVRLVDYTTEEAA, via the coding sequence ATGAGCGGGAACGGTGGAAACGGCGCGGGCGGTCCGAAAAAGGACCAGCCCTGGATTTTCCGCACCTATGCCGGTCATTCGACGGCCAAGGCCTCGAACGAGCTTTACCGGACGAACCTGTCGCGCGGCCAGACGGGCCTCTCGGTCGCCTTCGATCTGCCGACGCAGACGGGCTATGACAGCGATCATGTTCTGGCAAAAGGCGAGGTCGGCAAGGTCGGTGTGCCGGTCTCCCATATCGGCGACATGCGGGCGCTGTTCGACGGCATTCCCATGGAGCAGATGAACACCTCCATGACGATCAACGCGACGGCGGCCTGGCTGCTGGCGCTCTATATCGCCGTCGCCGACGAGCATGGCGCGGACCGCGCGAAGCTTCAGGGCACGGTCCAGAACGATATCATCAAGGAATATCTCTCGCGCGGCACTTATGTGTTTCCGCCCGCGCCGTCGATGCGGCTGCTGACCGACGTCGTTTCCTACACCTACACGCAGGTGCCGAAGTGGAACCCCACCAATGTCTGCTCCTACCATCTGCAGGAAGCGGGCGCGACGCCGGTGCAGGAACTTGCCTTTGCGCTGGCGACCGCGCAGGCCGTGCTCGACCGGGTGAAGGAAGGCGGGCAGGTGCCGGAAAAGGATTTTCCGCAGGTCGTCGGCCGCATCAGTTTCTTCGTCAATGCGGGCGTGCGCTTCATCACCGAGATCGCGAAGATGCGCGCCTTTGTCGATCTCTGGGACGAGATTTGCCGCGACCGCTACGGCGTCGAGGATGCGAAGCTCCGCCGCTTCCGCTATGGCGTGCAGGTGAATTCGCTCGGCCTCACCGAGCAGCAGCCGGAAAACAACGTCTATCGCATACTGCTCGAAATGCTGGCCGTCACGCTGTCGAAGAATGCGCGTGCCCGTGCCGTGCAGCTTCCGGCATGGAACGAGGCGCTCGGCCTGCCGCGCCCGTGGGACCAGCAATGGTCGCTCCGCGCACAGCAGATCCTCGCCTATGAAAGTGACCTTCTCGAATATGGCGACATCTTCGACGGGTCGAAGGTGATGGATGCGAAGGTCGAGGCGCTGAAGGCGGAAGCGCGCGAGGAGCTTGCGCGCATCGAGGAGATGGGCGGCGCGGTTGCCGCCGTCGAGAGCGCCTACATGAAAGAGCGCCTCGTCGAATCCAATTCCGCGCGGCTCGAAGAGATCGAAGCCGGGCGGCAGGTCGTGGTCGGCGTCAACAGATACGAGGAATCGGCGCCGTCGCCGCTCTCCACGGGTGCTGGCTCGATCCATGTGGTCGATGCGGGCGTCGAGGCGGAGCAGGTCGCGGCGCTGAAGAAGTGGCGCGAAACGCGCGACGCCGCCGCCGTCGAAGCCGCTCTTGCCGATCTTCGGCGCGCGGCGAAGGACGGGCGCAATATCATGGAGCCTTCGATCGTCTGCGCGAAGGCGGGCGTCACGACCGGCGAGTGGGGCGCGGCGCTGCGCGAGACCTTCGGCGAGTATCGCGCGCCGACGGGTGTTTCACGCGCGGCGCGCAATGCACCCGGCGATCTCGATCCCGTGCGGGAGATGGTCAATGCCGTTTCGGCGAAGCTTGGGCGCCGTCTCAAATTCCTTGTCGGCAAGCCCGGCCTCGACGGTCATTCCAATGGTGCCGAGCAGATTGCGGTTCGCGCCCGCGACAGCGGCATGGATGTCGTCTATGAGGGCATTCGCCTGACGCCGGAACAGATCGTCCAGGCGGCGCTCGATGGCGAGGTCCATGTGGTCGGGCTCTCCATCCTGTCGGGCAGTCACGTGTCGCTGGTGGCGGATCTGATGGACCGCATGCGCGATGCCGGGCTCGCCAACATACCGGTGATCGTCGGCGGCATCATCCCGCCGGAGGATGAGGAGACGCTCCGCGCCGCCGGCGTCGCCGCGATCTACACGCCCAAGGATTTCCAGATCAACGACATCATGGCCGATGTGGTCCGCCTCGTGGACTACACCACCGAAGAGGCGGCGTGA
- a CDS encoding AEC family transporter, protein MNVALSLVLPIFGVIAFGYFGARTRLISHAGVDGLDTYVFTFAMPVLLFRNLAGTEFPSSLPWGLWISYYGAMLAVWAAGSLIALFILRRPAPDAVMLGFGCGQGNTIMLGLPIILTGFGPEAGTPVFLILAFHGIILFTIATFLLELTRTREGEERPRFGAILKEGLLNTLRNPVIIGIACGGVYGQLGVPLPGIVDTTLEMIARSAIPCALFVLGAMLTRYSIRRSVGAASITTFFKLMVHPALVFVMTQYVFELEPLWVTAATLLAATPTGVYSSILANRYRAAPGAASSTVVLSTGLSLVTLTFLLGYFLG, encoded by the coding sequence ATGAATGTAGCTCTCAGCCTCGTGCTGCCGATCTTCGGCGTCATCGCCTTCGGCTATTTCGGCGCGCGGACCAGGCTCATCAGTCATGCAGGTGTCGATGGGCTCGACACCTATGTCTTCACCTTCGCCATGCCGGTGCTGCTGTTCCGCAATCTCGCGGGCACGGAGTTTCCGTCCTCGCTTCCCTGGGGTCTCTGGATTTCCTATTACGGCGCGATGCTCGCCGTCTGGGCGGCTGGATCGCTGATCGCGCTTTTCATTCTTCGCCGTCCGGCCCCCGATGCGGTGATGCTCGGTTTCGGCTGCGGTCAGGGCAATACGATCATGCTCGGCCTGCCGATCATTCTCACCGGCTTCGGGCCGGAAGCAGGCACGCCCGTCTTCCTCATTCTCGCTTTCCACGGGATCATTCTCTTCACCATCGCGACCTTTCTTCTGGAACTGACGCGCACGCGCGAAGGCGAGGAGCGGCCGCGTTTCGGTGCAATCCTGAAAGAAGGCCTGCTGAACACATTGCGCAATCCCGTCATCATCGGCATTGCCTGCGGTGGTGTTTACGGCCAGCTCGGCGTGCCGCTTCCGGGCATCGTCGACACGACGCTTGAGATGATCGCGCGGTCCGCCATTCCCTGCGCGCTATTCGTGCTCGGCGCCATGCTCACGCGCTACAGCATCCGCCGTTCGGTCGGCGCCGCCTCCATCACGACCTTCTTCAAGCTCATGGTTCACCCGGCGCTTGTTTTCGTGATGACGCAATATGTTTTCGAGCTGGAGCCGCTCTGGGTCACGGCGGCGACGCTGCTTGCCGCCACGCCGACCGGGGTCTATTCCTCGATCCTCGCCAATCGCTACCGTGCCGCGCCGGGCGCGGCCTCGAGCACGGTTGTGCTTTCGACCGGGCTCAGCCTCGTCACGCTGACATTCCTGCTCGGATATTTCCTCGGCTGA
- a CDS encoding acyltransferase family protein — MTGASTSVVSKQRIDWIDAVKGLTIILVVMEHTTFGVSNAIGQMPAIFGAIAEFAKPFRMPLFFLVAGLFAYKALYGDLRKFIDGKVVHFAYFYVLWSVIQIGIKMIPHSGAWNVTYVDLLMIPIQPFAVLWFIYSLAMFFVAMRLLRDARPAFVFFFALALYFTRLDTGWMLLDEFAWRFIWFVTGVYGAKQIFQLADWARVYPAKAAGLAMLMLVCVSTVVFSHLVDIRAVELLMGFAGAGSAIVLVSLLANRGLAGPLAYVGQHSLQIFLSFFLPMAVMRIGLTRLGLENGDLITLISVIVAVATPILAFRLIEKTPFDFLYNRPDMFRLIAPRAHRPNIVMAAGGD; from the coding sequence ATGACCGGCGCGAGCACATCGGTTGTATCGAAACAGCGCATCGACTGGATCGACGCCGTAAAAGGCCTGACGATCATTCTGGTGGTGATGGAACACACGACCTTCGGTGTTTCGAACGCCATTGGCCAAATGCCCGCCATTTTCGGCGCCATCGCGGAATTCGCCAAACCCTTCCGTATGCCGCTTTTCTTTCTCGTCGCCGGCCTCTTCGCCTACAAGGCGCTTTATGGCGACCTGCGGAAATTCATCGACGGAAAAGTCGTTCACTTTGCCTATTTCTACGTTCTCTGGTCGGTCATCCAGATCGGTATCAAGATGATCCCCCACAGCGGCGCCTGGAACGTCACCTATGTCGACCTGCTGATGATCCCGATCCAGCCTTTTGCCGTGCTCTGGTTCATCTATTCGCTTGCGATGTTCTTCGTTGCGATGCGGCTTCTGCGTGACGCGCGGCCGGCATTCGTTTTCTTCTTCGCGCTGGCTTTGTATTTCACGCGGCTCGACACCGGCTGGATGCTGCTCGACGAATTTGCCTGGCGTTTCATCTGGTTCGTGACGGGTGTCTATGGGGCGAAGCAGATCTTCCAGCTCGCCGACTGGGCGCGTGTCTATCCCGCAAAAGCCGCGGGGCTGGCGATGCTCATGCTCGTTTGCGTCTCGACCGTCGTCTTCTCGCATCTGGTCGATATACGTGCCGTCGAGCTGCTGATGGGATTTGCGGGCGCCGGCAGCGCGATCGTGCTGGTAAGCCTCCTGGCCAATCGCGGCCTCGCCGGCCCGCTTGCCTATGTCGGGCAGCACTCGCTGCAGATCTTCCTTTCCTTCTTCCTGCCCATGGCGGTCATGCGGATCGGGCTGACCCGGCTCGGCCTCGAGAATGGCGATCTCATCACATTGATTTCGGTCATCGTGGCCGTTGCCACGCCGATCCTTGCCTTCAGACTGATCGAAAAAACGCCCTTCGACTTTCTCTACAACCGCCCGGACATGTTCCGGCTGATCGCACCCCGCGCGCACAGGCCGAACATCGTGATGGCAGCGGGCGGCGACTGA
- the gluQRS gene encoding tRNA glutamyl-Q(34) synthetase GluQRS encodes MQEKTSGQETLRFAPSPNGWLHLGHAYSALFAWEMAAALHGRFLLRIEDIDTGRCRPEFEAAIYEDLAWLGIDWEQPVRRQSEHFADYEQALKNLRDMEVVYPCFATRKEIQDAIIASGVPLQNWPRDPDGALLYPGIYKDIPRAKLNKLMWEGRTYAWRLDIAKALQLAEARTGALITFREEGESAGGEPKRLPVKPELFGDVVIARKDVPTSYHLAVTVDDALQGVTLVTRGQDLFPATYIHRILQVLLDLPEPRYHHHGLIRDEEGRRLSKSAKDMGLRELRAAGHSPADIRRMVGL; translated from the coding sequence ATGCAGGAGAAGACAAGCGGGCAGGAGACATTGCGGTTCGCCCCGAGCCCCAATGGCTGGCTGCATCTCGGCCATGCCTATTCCGCACTGTTTGCGTGGGAGATGGCGGCGGCATTGCACGGCCGCTTCCTGCTCCGTATCGAGGATATCGATACCGGCCGCTGCCGGCCGGAATTCGAAGCCGCTATCTATGAAGACCTCGCATGGCTGGGCATCGATTGGGAACAGCCGGTCCGCCGCCAATCCGAGCATTTTGCCGATTATGAGCAGGCGCTGAAAAACCTCCGCGATATGGAAGTCGTCTATCCCTGCTTTGCGACACGCAAGGAAATCCAGGACGCCATCATTGCCTCCGGCGTTCCCCTTCAGAACTGGCCGCGAGACCCCGACGGCGCGCTCCTCTATCCCGGTATCTACAAGGACATACCGCGCGCGAAGCTCAACAAGCTGATGTGGGAAGGCCGCACCTATGCCTGGCGGCTCGACATCGCGAAGGCATTGCAGCTTGCCGAGGCGCGGACGGGAGCACTCATAACCTTTCGTGAAGAAGGAGAAAGTGCCGGGGGTGAACCGAAGAGACTGCCGGTGAAGCCGGAACTCTTCGGCGATGTGGTCATCGCCCGAAAGGACGTACCCACCAGCTATCATCTGGCGGTGACGGTGGACGACGCGCTGCAGGGCGTCACGCTGGTCACGCGCGGGCAGGACCTTTTTCCGGCGACCTATATCCACCGCATCCTGCAGGTGCTGCTGGACCTGCCTGAACCGCGCTATCACCATCACGGTCTCATCCGCGACGAGGAAGGCCGGCGTCTTTCAAAAAGCGCCAAAGATATGGGCTTGCGGGAACTGCGCGCCGCCGGCCACAGCCCCGCCGACATAAGACGCATGGTCGGGCTTTAA
- a CDS encoding alpha/beta hydrolase gives MLLTGPSVAAASGKARQLVVLCHGYGSDGNDLISLAPYWQRLLPDAAFIAPNAPAPCDGNPMGYQWFPISRLDPLEIERGVAAAAPLLGRFIDEQLALRGLDGRHLALVGFSQGTMMALHVGLRRRVAPACIVGYSGALAAPERLAGEVTCRPPVLMVHGDLDDMLPVSRMHQAVQALGEAGLAVQWHVSPGLGHSIDQTGLDLGGRFIADAFAGRLEGSAGAA, from the coding sequence ATGCTTTTGACGGGACCGAGCGTAGCGGCGGCAAGCGGCAAGGCGAGACAGCTCGTGGTTCTCTGTCACGGCTATGGCTCGGACGGCAATGATCTGATTTCGCTCGCTCCCTATTGGCAGCGTTTGCTGCCCGACGCGGCCTTCATAGCGCCCAACGCGCCTGCGCCCTGCGACGGCAATCCGATGGGCTATCAATGGTTTCCGATCTCACGGCTCGATCCTTTGGAAATCGAGCGCGGTGTCGCCGCCGCCGCGCCGCTTCTCGGCCGCTTCATTGACGAGCAACTGGCGTTGCGCGGACTTGATGGCCGCCACCTTGCTCTGGTGGGCTTCAGCCAAGGCACGATGATGGCGCTTCACGTCGGCCTTCGCCGAAGGGTGGCACCCGCCTGCATCGTCGGCTATTCCGGCGCATTGGCCGCCCCTGAACGGCTGGCCGGGGAAGTCACCTGCCGGCCGCCGGTTCTCATGGTGCATGGCGATCTGGACGATATGCTGCCGGTTTCGCGCATGCATCAGGCGGTTCAGGCGTTGGGGGAAGCGGGGCTGGCGGTCCAGTGGCATGTTTCGCCGGGCCTCGGCCACAGCATCGACCAGACGGGCCTCGATCTCGGCGGGCGCTTCATTGCGGACGCTTTTGCGGGCCGGCTTGAGGGTTCGGCCGGGGCAGCATGA
- a CDS encoding HNH endonuclease, whose translation MHGTFAAPDACPALVLNADYRPLSYYPLSLWSWQDAIKAVFLDRVNIVSSYETLVRSPTFEMQLPSVVSLKSYVKPTRFPAFTRFNLFLRDRFTCQYCSARLELTFDHVIPRSRGGQTTWENVVTACAPCNLKKGGKMPEHAAMFPMQAPFRPTVGDLHKNGRAFPPNYLHESWQDYLYWDSELEP comes from the coding sequence GTGCACGGAACGTTTGCGGCACCGGATGCTTGTCCGGCTCTTGTGTTGAATGCGGATTACAGACCGCTCAGCTATTACCCCTTGTCGCTCTGGTCATGGCAGGACGCGATCAAGGCCGTGTTCCTGGACCGCGTCAACATCGTCTCCTCCTACGAAACGCTCGTGCGCTCGCCGACTTTCGAGATGCAGTTGCCGAGCGTCGTCTCTCTGAAATCCTATGTGAAGCCGACACGCTTTCCCGCCTTCACCCGCTTCAATCTTTTCCTGCGCGACCGGTTCACCTGCCAATATTGCAGTGCCCGGCTCGAGCTTACTTTCGATCACGTAATTCCGCGTTCGCGGGGCGGGCAGACAACCTGGGAAAATGTCGTCACGGCCTGTGCGCCCTGCAATCTGAAAAAAGGCGGCAAGATGCCCGAGCACGCCGCAATGTTTCCGATGCAGGCGCCGTTCCGGCCGACAGTGGGTGATCTGCACAAGAACGGGCGTGCCTTTCCGCCCAACTATCTGCATGAGAGCTGGCAGGATTATCTCTACTGGGACAGCGAGCTGGAGCCGTAA